One window of the Kallotenue papyrolyticum genome contains the following:
- a CDS encoding diguanylate cyclase — protein sequence MSDPIAELEARLAQADVLRDQVTLRLDLCVVLEQRDAQRALALAREATDLAAALDDAELLGRAWMEQGAVLFHLGELAPALQAYVEAEGWCRQAGAEARRADALRGMGIVYERLDDFQRALEHLTAALHLYQAHGNRQAQARTLNSLGVVLSRSGQPEEGLAMYEQAYTLHRELGQTFDMAVSRNNMGINLKNLGRYAEAEIALEEACRLLADTIHYASPLSNLALVYEGQGRLREAEAAQRQAYALAQRAGLTYILNEVSLCLGRFYLAQGQTAQAQPLLEAALTHAREAELPAKAAEAHQALARLHRQTGDLSAALEHLERALEFERQVFNEQADRRFKNLQISFQVEQLRRQAEHERRERETLHAAYAELERLHRVLEETLQQKEVLLKRLEQLSQEDALTGLYNRRYLDQRLAEEFARAQRYRHPLSVALADIDNFKQINDRLSHAVGDQTLRQVAQLLRQTLRATDVIARYGGEEFAMVFLETDLEDARRICEKVRAAVEGYAWHTIHPELRVTLSIGVSDDLSLVNHEKLLSAADHWLYQAKYGGKNRVCWPPTPWQGGRLSLSG from the coding sequence ATGTCCGATCCGATCGCGGAGCTGGAAGCGCGGCTGGCCCAGGCGGATGTGCTGCGCGATCAGGTGACGCTGCGTCTCGATCTGTGTGTGGTGCTGGAGCAGCGGGATGCGCAGCGCGCGCTGGCGCTGGCGCGTGAGGCAACCGATCTGGCCGCCGCGCTCGATGACGCCGAGCTGCTGGGCCGCGCCTGGATGGAACAGGGCGCGGTGCTGTTTCACCTCGGCGAGCTGGCGCCGGCGTTGCAGGCCTATGTCGAGGCGGAAGGTTGGTGCCGCCAGGCCGGCGCCGAGGCGCGGCGCGCCGATGCCCTGCGCGGCATGGGCATCGTGTACGAGCGGCTGGACGATTTTCAGCGCGCCTTGGAGCACCTGACCGCTGCGCTGCACCTGTACCAGGCGCACGGCAACCGCCAGGCGCAGGCGCGCACGCTCAACAGCCTGGGCGTGGTGCTCTCGCGCAGCGGACAGCCGGAAGAAGGTCTGGCGATGTATGAGCAGGCCTACACGCTGCACCGCGAGCTGGGCCAGACCTTCGATATGGCCGTGTCGCGCAACAACATGGGCATCAACCTCAAGAACCTGGGGCGCTATGCCGAGGCCGAGATCGCGCTGGAAGAGGCCTGCCGTCTGCTGGCCGACACGATCCACTACGCCAGTCCGCTCAGCAACCTGGCGCTGGTGTACGAAGGCCAGGGCCGGCTGCGCGAAGCGGAGGCAGCTCAGCGCCAGGCCTATGCGCTGGCGCAGCGCGCAGGGTTGACCTACATCCTCAACGAGGTGAGCCTATGTTTGGGCCGCTTTTACCTTGCTCAGGGGCAGACCGCGCAGGCGCAGCCCCTGTTGGAAGCGGCCCTGACCCATGCGCGCGAGGCCGAGCTGCCGGCCAAGGCCGCCGAAGCGCATCAGGCGTTGGCGCGGCTCCACCGCCAGACCGGCGACCTGAGCGCCGCGCTGGAGCATCTGGAACGGGCGCTTGAGTTCGAACGCCAGGTCTTCAACGAACAGGCCGATCGCCGCTTCAAAAACCTCCAGATCAGCTTTCAGGTCGAGCAGCTCCGGCGCCAGGCCGAGCACGAGCGGCGTGAGCGCGAAACGCTGCACGCGGCCTATGCCGAGCTGGAGCGTCTGCACCGTGTGCTGGAGGAGACGCTGCAGCAGAAGGAGGTCTTGCTCAAGCGTCTGGAGCAGCTCAGCCAGGAGGACGCGCTGACCGGACTCTACAACCGGCGCTACCTGGATCAGCGCCTGGCCGAGGAGTTTGCCCGCGCGCAGCGCTACCGCCATCCCCTCAGCGTCGCGCTGGCCGACATCGACAACTTCAAACAGATCAACGATCGTCTCTCGCACGCGGTCGGTGATCAGACGTTGCGTCAGGTCGCCCAGCTTCTGCGTCAGACCTTGCGCGCAACCGATGTGATCGCGCGCTACGGCGGCGAAGAGTTCGCCATGGTCTTCCTGGAAACCGATCTGGAGGATGCGCGCCGCATCTGCGAAAAGGTCCGTGCCGCGGTGGAGGGCTATGCCTGGCACACGATCCATCCGGAGTTGCGCGTGACCCTGTCGATCGGCGTCTCTGATGATCTAAGTCTGGTCAACCACGAAAAGCTGCTCTCCGCCGCCGACCACTGGCTCTACCAGGCCAAGTACGGCGGCAAGAATCGTGTCTGCTGGCCGCCGACGCCCTGGCAGGGCGGACGGCTTTCGCTCAGCGGCTAG
- a CDS encoding lipase/acyltransferase domain-containing protein, protein MKRTVVSLASIVLLAVLLITSLGRPALAATGREPVIVIPGVAGSEFVATANFRLTVDNGRGGTYTRDYTAGEKVWVNEWQAAALGEDDYFDVLKLQRDGSTPVAPALALSGLYGSAYDDLLGYLQRQGYTPNLDLWTFAYDWRKDIRVTHAQLDALINRALTAVNGGRSDPATWTIRRVDLLGHSMGGLVGRSYIADSVRAQRVDQLITLGSPQLGATKFLKALLYGDQFGPSFLGIGLNPNEVMDVVQNMPGGMQLLPSASYYTYYDNSDAGRLRPYIEDRDVDGDGLARGVLSYEQVKHLLLNLGKNGTVIGMAETFHSAYDTGRHGGVNGVRWAALVGYGSGTPGQLREYTGSCWSWYRYVPCPKRDELPVDGDGTVAVMSAAMGDPWRGTLINSGAQLWYIQREHGDLVKGDYLLGVRTGDGPALSWIGDLLAGRIAMNADAPRSFGTTARGGAQVARVPQTALGGVWIAALGPVAMRVADDTGRVTGRARGTDRPDEAIPATRYERLPQGEFVHVAQELPLTIALAAESEGSVDLNVRVLGNGRIERTAVYLGVPLRANGAARLALKPGSGRAAAPQGWPALELDSDGDGVYETTMQAAAVLDSRASLDTTPPEVQIAPPATQAGRTVVHWQSSDDLAGVLREQGLINPNGPNPTVVRNGEALALPAGTYTLQVLAVDRAGNTTVRETIFTVR, encoded by the coding sequence ATGAAGCGCACAGTGGTGTCGCTCGCGAGCATCGTGCTGCTCGCCGTCTTGCTGATCACCTCCCTCGGTCGTCCCGCGCTGGCCGCCACCGGACGTGAACCGGTGATCGTGATCCCCGGCGTCGCCGGTTCCGAGTTCGTTGCGACGGCCAACTTCCGCTTGACGGTGGACAATGGCCGCGGCGGCACCTACACCCGCGACTACACCGCCGGCGAAAAGGTCTGGGTTAACGAGTGGCAGGCCGCTGCCCTGGGCGAGGACGACTACTTCGACGTGCTCAAGCTTCAGCGCGACGGCAGCACCCCGGTCGCGCCGGCGCTGGCGCTCAGCGGGCTGTATGGCTCGGCCTACGACGATCTGCTGGGCTATCTGCAGCGCCAGGGCTACACGCCGAACCTGGATCTGTGGACCTTTGCCTACGACTGGCGCAAAGACATTCGCGTCACGCATGCGCAGCTCGACGCGCTGATCAACCGCGCGCTGACGGCGGTCAACGGCGGGCGGAGCGACCCGGCCACCTGGACGATCCGCCGCGTCGATCTGCTCGGCCATTCGATGGGCGGTCTGGTTGGCCGCTCCTACATTGCCGATTCGGTGCGCGCGCAGCGGGTCGATCAACTGATCACGCTTGGCTCACCGCAACTGGGCGCTACCAAGTTCCTCAAAGCGCTGCTCTACGGCGATCAGTTCGGACCGAGCTTCCTGGGCATTGGGCTCAACCCCAACGAAGTGATGGACGTGGTGCAGAACATGCCCGGCGGCATGCAGCTCTTGCCATCGGCGTCCTACTACACCTACTACGACAACAGCGATGCCGGCCGCCTGCGTCCATATATCGAGGATCGCGACGTGGACGGCGATGGCCTGGCGCGCGGCGTGCTCAGCTACGAGCAGGTCAAGCACCTGCTGCTCAACCTGGGCAAGAACGGCACGGTGATCGGCATGGCCGAGACCTTCCACAGCGCCTACGATACCGGACGGCACGGCGGCGTCAATGGCGTGCGCTGGGCAGCACTGGTGGGCTACGGCTCGGGCACCCCCGGCCAGCTACGCGAGTACACCGGATCGTGCTGGTCGTGGTATCGCTACGTGCCCTGCCCCAAGCGCGACGAGCTGCCGGTGGACGGCGACGGCACGGTGGCAGTTATGTCGGCAGCGATGGGCGATCCCTGGCGTGGGACGCTGATCAACAGCGGCGCGCAGCTCTGGTACATTCAGCGCGAGCACGGCGATCTGGTCAAGGGCGATTACCTGCTGGGCGTGCGCACCGGCGATGGTCCGGCGCTGAGCTGGATCGGCGATCTGCTGGCCGGACGCATCGCCATGAACGCCGATGCGCCACGCAGCTTCGGGACGACCGCGCGCGGCGGCGCGCAGGTGGCGCGCGTGCCCCAGACGGCGCTCGGCGGCGTATGGATCGCCGCGCTGGGGCCGGTAGCCATGCGCGTGGCGGATGACACCGGTCGCGTCACCGGCCGCGCGCGCGGCACAGATCGGCCGGACGAGGCGATCCCCGCCACGCGCTACGAACGCCTGCCACAGGGCGAGTTCGTGCACGTCGCCCAGGAGCTGCCCCTGACCATCGCGCTGGCTGCCGAAAGCGAGGGCAGCGTCGATCTCAACGTGCGCGTGCTGGGCAACGGTCGCATCGAACGTACGGCGGTCTATCTAGGCGTGCCGCTGCGCGCCAACGGCGCGGCGCGCCTCGCGCTCAAGCCGGGAAGCGGTCGCGCTGCCGCGCCGCAGGGCTGGCCTGCGCTGGAGCTGGACAGCGATGGCGACGGTGTGTATGAGACGACCATGCAGGCAGCTGCGGTGTTGGATAGCCGCGCCAGCCTGGATACCACGCCGCCGGAGGTGCAGATCGCCCCGCCCGCGACGCAGGCGGGCCGCACCGTGGTGCACTGGCAGAGCAGCGACGATCTGGCCGGCGTGCTGCGCGAGCAGGGCTTGATCAATCCCAACGGCCCCAACCCCACCGTGGTGCGCAACGGCGAGGCGCTGGCGCTGCCGGCAGGAACGTACACACTCCAGGTGCTAGCCGTCGATCGCGCCGGCAACACCACGGTACGCGAAACGATCTTCACCGTGCGCTGA
- a CDS encoding energy-coupling factor transporter transmembrane component T family protein — MIALYQPGTSRLHRLHPVSKLVFSLVLIALALGSGWFWAPLLAYLLLLPLSVLGSVLRPFLRISLRLVLPFVISLFLIQSLFFPEGSTLLARVGPLTIKAEGVRFALVSSTRILLIIGALLLTLLTTHPGLLMLGLTEKGLPPTLAYVITTALQLVPLLRERAQLIIDAQRARGLETEGALLRRLRALLPLIGPLVLGALLDVEQRTLAIEARAFNAPTRRTSLYELRDPLPERLLRWAGALLALVLLGVRLVEAVR, encoded by the coding sequence ATGATCGCGCTGTATCAGCCTGGCACGAGCCGCCTGCACCGGCTGCATCCCGTCAGCAAGCTGGTCTTCAGCCTGGTGCTGATCGCGCTGGCGCTGGGCAGTGGTTGGTTCTGGGCGCCGCTGCTCGCCTACCTGCTCCTGCTGCCGCTGAGTGTGCTGGGCAGCGTGCTGCGTCCCTTCCTGCGCATCAGCCTGCGGCTGGTATTGCCCTTCGTCATCTCCCTGTTTCTGATCCAGAGCCTGTTCTTTCCGGAGGGGAGCACGCTGCTGGCGCGCGTCGGGCCGCTGACGATCAAGGCCGAGGGCGTACGCTTCGCCTTGGTGAGTTCCACACGCATTCTGCTGATCATCGGCGCGCTGCTGCTGACGCTGCTGACGACACATCCTGGTCTGCTGATGCTGGGTCTGACCGAGAAAGGGCTGCCGCCGACGCTAGCCTACGTGATCACGACGGCGCTGCAGCTCGTGCCCCTGCTGCGCGAACGCGCTCAGTTGATCATCGATGCGCAACGTGCGCGCGGCCTGGAGACCGAGGGCGCGCTGCTGCGCCGCCTGCGCGCGCTGCTGCCGCTGATCGGGCCACTGGTGCTAGGCGCGCTGCTGGACGTGGAGCAACGCACGCTGGCCATCGAGGCGCGCGCGTTCAACGCGCCGACGCGCCGCACCAGTCTGTATGAGTTGCGCGATCCGCTGCCGGAGCGCCTCCTGCGCTGGGCAGGAGCGCTGTTGGCGCTGGTACTGCTCGGCGTGCGGCTGGTGGAGGCCGTGCGATGA
- a CDS encoding energy-coupling factor ABC transporter ATP-binding protein, translating into MIRLHNVRYTYPGATRPALDGVSLEIGAGELCAVLGPNGAGKSTLCYAIAGFVPHHFQGQFEGEVIVAGRRTTDHPLGELVQHCGLVFDNPLNQITGARFTVREELAFGLENLGVPRAEMIRRIEQVMDLLEIAQLAERSPFELSGGQQQRVAIASILVMQPRVLVLDEPTSQLDPLGTREVLATLAALRAGGVTIVLAEHKPELVASLADRVVVLAEGRVRLTGHPREVLTDPRLPALGVAIPRYTEAARQGRARGLWPMEHPLPVTLDEAAYGFAAGRRSAAPGTRADA; encoded by the coding sequence ATGATCCGTCTGCACAACGTGCGCTACACCTATCCCGGCGCGACGCGTCCCGCGCTGGATGGCGTGAGCCTGGAGATCGGCGCGGGCGAGCTGTGCGCGGTGCTGGGGCCCAACGGCGCCGGCAAATCAACGCTGTGTTATGCCATCGCCGGCTTCGTGCCGCACCACTTCCAGGGACAGTTCGAGGGCGAGGTTATCGTCGCCGGACGGCGCACCACCGATCACCCGCTGGGCGAGCTGGTGCAGCACTGTGGCCTGGTCTTCGACAATCCGCTCAACCAGATCACCGGCGCGCGCTTCACCGTACGCGAGGAGCTGGCCTTTGGCCTGGAAAACCTGGGCGTGCCCCGCGCCGAAATGATCCGGCGTATCGAGCAGGTGATGGACTTGTTGGAGATCGCGCAACTAGCCGAGCGCTCGCCCTTCGAACTTTCGGGCGGGCAGCAGCAGCGCGTCGCCATCGCCTCGATCCTGGTGATGCAGCCACGCGTGCTGGTGCTGGATGAGCCCACATCGCAGCTCGATCCGCTAGGCACGCGCGAAGTGCTCGCCACGCTTGCCGCGCTGCGCGCCGGCGGCGTCACAATCGTGCTGGCCGAGCACAAGCCCGAGCTGGTCGCCAGCCTGGCCGATCGCGTTGTGGTGCTGGCCGAGGGCCGCGTCCGGCTGACGGGCCATCCCCGCGAGGTATTGACCGATCCGCGGCTGCCCGCGCTGGGCGTGGCGATCCCGCGCTATACCGAAGCGGCGCGGCAGGGGCGCGCCCGTGGCCTCTGGCCGATGGAACACCCCCTGCCGGTGACGCTGGATGAGGCTGCGTACGGTTTTGCCGCTGGTCGCCGCAGCGCCGCGCCGGGCACGCGCGCAGACGCATGA
- a CDS encoding response regulator encodes MQTRQERILIVDDEPTITEFLATGLSYEGYTVATAADGTSALRVAADFQPDVVILDLMLPGQDGFEVCRRLRSTGDVAILMLTARDEVDDTVRGLDEGADDYIVKPFKFKELLARIRAVMRRRQGRAPQVLQIGPLWLDRDAREVRLGGRPVHLTPLEFDLLEALMSHPRQVLSKETLLNRVWGYTYVGDSNVVEVHISALREKLEDHQRQLIQTVRGVGYVMRG; translated from the coding sequence ATGCAGACGCGCCAGGAACGGATCCTAATCGTTGACGACGAGCCAACCATCACCGAATTTCTCGCTACCGGCCTGAGCTACGAGGGCTACACCGTCGCCACGGCGGCCGACGGAACGTCGGCTCTGCGCGTAGCGGCAGACTTCCAGCCCGACGTTGTGATTCTGGATCTGATGCTGCCCGGCCAGGATGGCTTCGAGGTCTGCCGCCGCTTACGCAGCACCGGCGATGTCGCCATTCTGATGCTCACCGCGCGCGACGAGGTGGACGATACGGTGCGCGGCCTGGACGAGGGCGCGGACGACTACATTGTCAAACCCTTCAAGTTTAAGGAGCTGCTGGCGCGCATCCGCGCGGTCATGCGCCGACGGCAGGGGCGCGCGCCGCAGGTGCTGCAGATCGGGCCGCTCTGGCTCGACCGCGACGCGCGCGAGGTGCGCCTGGGCGGGCGACCGGTGCACCTAACGCCGCTGGAGTTCGATCTGCTGGAGGCCTTGATGTCGCATCCGAGGCAGGTGCTCAGCAAGGAGACGCTGCTCAATCGCGTCTGGGGCTACACCTACGTCGGCGACAGCAACGTTGTCGAGGTCCACATTTCGGCGCTGCGCGAGAAGTTGGAGGATCACCAGCGACAACTGATCCAGACCGTGCGCGGCGTCGGATACGTCATGCGAGGCTGA
- a CDS encoding energy-coupling factor ABC transporter ATP-binding protein, with amino-acid sequence MSIPIHIERLTFVYPSGVVALREVTLRIAPGERVALIGQNGAGKTTLARHLNGLLKPSSGSVRIGELDTRQTSVARLARAVGYVFQHPEHQIFKRRVRDEVAVGPRNLGFSAERRAALVEQALAATGLSALADHHPHELSPALRKRVALASVLAMDPAIIVLDEPTTGQDAPGVALIGALIDQLAAAGRTVITISHDIDFCAEHCERLIVLSAGRVLLDGSRAQVFGQPALLAHAAVEAPQITRLALRLGLPPLWEIPALLQALDDGHTPAAPPPTV; translated from the coding sequence ATGAGCATTCCGATCCACATCGAGCGCCTCACCTTTGTCTACCCATCAGGGGTGGTGGCGTTGCGCGAGGTCACGCTGCGCATCGCGCCGGGTGAGCGCGTGGCGCTGATCGGCCAGAACGGCGCGGGCAAAACCACTCTGGCGCGGCATCTCAACGGGCTGCTCAAGCCAAGCAGCGGCAGCGTGCGCATCGGCGAGCTGGATACGCGTCAGACCAGCGTGGCACGCCTGGCGCGCGCTGTGGGGTACGTCTTTCAGCATCCGGAGCATCAGATCTTCAAGCGTCGCGTGCGCGATGAAGTTGCCGTCGGGCCGCGTAATCTGGGCTTCTCGGCGGAGCGTCGCGCTGCGCTGGTGGAGCAGGCCCTGGCAGCGACCGGCTTGAGTGCGCTGGCTGATCACCATCCGCACGAGCTGTCGCCGGCATTGCGCAAGCGCGTCGCGCTGGCCTCGGTGCTGGCCATGGATCCGGCCATCATCGTGCTCGACGAGCCAACCACCGGTCAGGATGCGCCCGGCGTGGCGCTGATCGGCGCGCTGATCGACCAGCTCGCCGCCGCGGGCCGCACCGTGATCACGATCAGCCACGATATCGACTTCTGTGCCGAGCACTGCGAGCGCCTGATCGTGTTGAGCGCAGGACGCGTGCTGCTGGATGGATCGCGCGCCCAGGTCTTCGGCCAGCCCGCGCTGCTGGCGCACGCCGCCGTCGAAGCGCCGCAGATCACGCGCCTGGCATTGCGGCTGGGCCTACCGCCGCTCTGGGAGATCCCGGCGCTGCTCCAGGCACTGGACGATGGACACACCCCTGCCGCTCCACCGCCAACGGTCTGA
- a CDS encoding sensor histidine kinase, which produces MPSRWSNWPLRIQLAVLCALILLLVNLALGLALRSAVRAFLIEQTAMQLQQQVAGLLAADLALPPPFRQGGFPPGQRPRATAPQQPERLSRALAEAGLPAQIYAPDGRVVATVGDALPRLTPAQIATALRAPLSFATPGSDGALLVVALPWQSDGLPQGVIQVASSLAHVDALLQGISVRLWIGVLCAALLAAFGCWAAGALVLRPLQRLLHVSRQVTQGDLSMRSGLVGANEVGHLGQAFDRMLDQLAASLALQQRFVADAAHELRTPLTALSSALELLLLGAITEPEAQRRALQRSYALLERLSRLVGQLLLLSRLDARLPLPRAPVDLCALAQEVIAELEPLLAEHDLRFEGPARAEVMGHADQLRQVIFNLLDNARRYTPAGGRIVVRVVPEHQSTRLIVSDTGIGIAAEALPRVWERFWRVDQQRTAGSGGSGLGLAIVKSSVEAHGGSVAITSRPGQGTTVECVLPQLPPNGRPATA; this is translated from the coding sequence ATGCCATCGCGCTGGTCCAACTGGCCGCTGCGCATCCAACTGGCGGTGCTCTGCGCGCTGATTCTGCTGCTGGTCAACCTGGCGCTGGGCCTGGCACTGCGCAGCGCCGTGCGCGCTTTTCTGATCGAGCAGACCGCAATGCAGCTCCAGCAGCAGGTCGCCGGCCTGCTGGCTGCCGATCTGGCGCTGCCGCCGCCCTTTCGCCAGGGCGGGTTCCCGCCGGGGCAACGCCCACGCGCCACTGCGCCGCAGCAACCGGAGCGGCTCAGCCGCGCGCTGGCCGAGGCCGGACTCCCCGCGCAGATCTACGCCCCCGACGGGCGCGTCGTCGCCACGGTGGGCGACGCCCTGCCACGCCTGACGCCGGCCCAGATCGCGACGGCGCTGCGCGCACCTCTGAGCTTCGCCACGCCGGGCAGCGATGGCGCGCTGCTGGTGGTGGCCCTGCCCTGGCAGAGCGATGGCCTGCCGCAGGGCGTGATCCAGGTCGCCAGCAGCCTGGCGCATGTCGATGCGCTGCTGCAGGGAATCAGCGTGCGGCTCTGGATCGGCGTGCTGTGCGCCGCGCTGCTGGCGGCGTTCGGCTGTTGGGCCGCCGGAGCGCTGGTGCTGCGCCCGCTGCAGCGCCTGCTGCATGTCAGCCGTCAGGTAACGCAGGGCGATCTCAGCATGCGCAGCGGCCTCGTAGGCGCGAACGAAGTAGGCCACCTGGGCCAGGCCTTCGACCGCATGCTTGACCAGCTCGCCGCCAGTCTGGCGCTGCAACAGCGCTTCGTGGCGGATGCGGCGCATGAACTGCGCACGCCACTCACCGCGCTCAGCAGTGCCCTGGAGCTGTTGCTGCTCGGCGCCATCACCGAACCGGAAGCGCAACGTCGCGCCCTGCAGCGCAGCTATGCCCTGCTGGAGCGCTTGAGCCGATTGGTAGGACAACTCCTGCTGCTGTCGCGGCTGGATGCGCGCCTGCCGTTGCCGCGCGCCCCGGTTGACTTGTGCGCGCTGGCACAGGAGGTCATCGCCGAGCTTGAACCACTGCTCGCCGAACATGATCTCCGCTTCGAAGGACCCGCCCGGGCCGAGGTCATGGGCCATGCCGATCAGTTGCGCCAGGTGATCTTCAATCTGCTCGACAACGCACGCCGCTACACGCCCGCGGGCGGCCGGATCGTTGTGCGCGTCGTGCCGGAGCACCAGAGCACGCGGCTGATCGTCAGCGACACCGGCATCGGCATTGCGGCGGAGGCGCTACCGCGTGTTTGGGAACGCTTCTGGCGCGTCGATCAGCAGCGCACGGCGGGCAGTGGCGGCAGCGGCCTGGGCCTGGCGATCGTCAAGAGCAGCGTCGAGGCGCACGGCGGCAGCGTAGCCATCACCAGCCGGCCAGGACAGGGCACCACCGTGGAGTGCGTCCTGCCCCAGCTCCCACCCAACGGTCGGCCGGCCACTGCCTAG
- a CDS encoding potassium channel family protein encodes MLQRFRRLFSMRGRLEPGDPTRQAGTWAMTLPADGRAGDAPTERPLKRQPRRAGDREFLVVGLGRFGTSLAKALVQQGHDVVAIDVDPRRVQMLSSELTHVVQLDATNEDALREIGADHFDTAVVCIGYDFESNLLATVLLRRLGVRRIIAKARTRTQREILLQVGADEVVLPEHEAGRRLAQRLSAVDFVDFLQISPEMSVVEMLVPEHLYGRTLIEADLRRQYGLTVLAIKRGNQLQFNPDPEIRLEAGDELLVVGDLAEARRLSD; translated from the coding sequence ATGTTGCAACGCTTTCGACGCTTGTTCTCCATGCGGGGGCGTCTGGAGCCGGGCGATCCCACGCGCCAGGCCGGCACCTGGGCCATGACGCTGCCCGCTGACGGACGTGCCGGCGATGCGCCGACCGAACGGCCGCTGAAGCGACAGCCGCGGCGTGCCGGCGACCGCGAGTTTCTAGTAGTCGGGTTGGGGCGCTTCGGCACCAGTCTCGCCAAGGCGCTGGTGCAACAGGGCCACGATGTGGTTGCGATCGATGTCGATCCGCGGCGCGTGCAGATGTTGTCAAGTGAATTGACGCATGTTGTGCAGCTCGATGCCACCAACGAGGACGCGCTGCGTGAGATCGGCGCAGATCACTTCGACACGGCGGTGGTCTGTATTGGCTATGATTTCGAGTCCAATCTGCTGGCAACCGTACTGCTACGCCGTCTGGGGGTGCGCCGCATCATAGCCAAGGCGCGCACGCGCACGCAGCGCGAGATCCTGTTGCAGGTGGGCGCCGACGAGGTGGTGCTGCCGGAGCACGAGGCCGGGCGACGCCTGGCACAGCGGCTGTCGGCGGTCGATTTCGTTGACTTTCTGCAGATCAGCCCGGAGATGAGCGTGGTCGAGATGTTGGTGCCGGAGCATCTCTACGGGCGAACCCTGATCGAGGCCGATCTGCGCCGCCAGTACGGCCTGACCGTGCTGGCGATCAAACGCGGCAACCAACTCCAGTTCAATCCCGATCCCGAGATCCGGCTGGAAGCCGGCGATGAGCTGTTGGTGGTTGGCGATCTTGCCGAAGCGCGGCGCTTGAGCGATTGA